The genomic region CACATCTATGTGCTTGAGGTAAGCTGTCTTGGGGATGAattgacttgtttggctgaaCAAAGACgccagcaccagtagtgatgtCAGCGATACCATGATGCGGTCCTGATTGCAAAAAAATTTTAGAAAACTAGTGCACGTATCCTATTTATCTAAATCACAAATACTGTAATCTTTCTAGATAATGGGGAGACTGTAGGGGCAGGATGGACTAACCTGAAAATCGTGTAGATCGAAGAACAAAGCAAGGTAGCAGATAACCACCATTAGCAAACTGGGTACCACAGCATTTCCTATGTAGTATCCATACTGGTTTCGAAATTCTAGTATCATCTGGAACAGTtgaaatatacagtacagtacatgcaCTATGTATATGTTTTTAAATGTAATAACATTTATTAAATTATAAACCAGCAGATAACACACAAGCTATATTGTTAGATGTGTAAGTTAGTCTCGTCATAATTTATcagaacaaaatatcattgactgcagaactgtacagtaattacaAGATTAAATCCCAGTTGTACTTTATTAAGACAGACATTAAAGTAGCAATTATATGAAATAAACAAGGTGGAAGGAGTATTGGTAAGCCAGCTTCCACCAGCCCTACCTGGACATCACCTGGGAGGTCACTGGGCCCACGCATTTCCTCTCCAACGCACTTGTACTCCATGAGGCGCCTTTCCCCAGTATAGTTCACTCCACCCTGTAGACAGCGAGACCATCAGTATCACCACCTTTTGCATGTCTGATTTTAATGCAATCTTGCTCCTTAAGTGTTCTTgcttttggaataattttgataTCCTTTACAGACTTTAGTCAATCCTGGGAGTtggagaactcccagaaccccctccAGGTACACGCCAGATAATTATATATGGTTTACATATGTATATAAGTTTAATATTGGTGAAGGATATACATGCTAAATGTAATTCACCATATTTAATCTACTTTCACAAGTAAATAGATTAATGGCAATTAGGCTTGGCATACCTATTATATTCTTCCTTACACTAAAAATTTAACACTCCAAGAAGTCTCTACTGACAAAAATTATCCTTCCACTAAGGCCCTCCACCCAGAAAATAGTTTGAACTTTTCCTACATCTAATATAGTTGTTGAGTGCTCATTACAGACCAGCATTTATCATTTGTTACTGCAGTATCACAAGATTGAACTGTGCCTGGCACAAGCCCACATTCCTCACTGAGCTGTTCACAGTGCATCTTAAGGTAACTTGTTTACACAGGATGACAGTCCCCCCAAGCTTGTCCTTATCACATGTGGGGCTGGACTATGATAAAGTACACATCAAGACTGCACTACTAATCTTACCATAGTACTTTGATTTAATAACCATTAGCACAGTACTGGAAAGTATCTTTTGGATCCACTGCCAACAGTATCACCTGGTGTAATCAGTATCATTGTTTATGACAGTCTTACAATCATTACTATTGTATAACCTAAAATGTTCCACAAATTTAATACTCGTGGTTCTGGTATTTTAGGTACCCAGAAACTGTCAgccacactcaaaatgcaattggCAATTCATAAAATATCAAGGACAACTTATTCCAATGTggctataaccccccccccccacacccctgccAAATTAAAACTCGGCTTACCTTGACAAAGAGAAATCTGTCCTGTATGTTGGTAAGGGTGTAGGAGAGGAGACAGTGCTGGATGTCAAAGGGGTACATGTGTAGGCTGAACTGACACATGAAGCTGACTGTGTACTGCTGCTCCAAGCGAATACTCTGCTCCCCACCTGCGTACAACTTGTCTACGGAAATATCGCAGGCATTGTAATTGTGTACAAGTTTGCAATATAAATTTTGTTGACAAATCTTGCACAGgaaacattgcctctgattactgccctcatttttctatcaatcagaaaatttttcatccatgttagaagtttacctgtcacccctccaatattttccagtttccagaacaacctcttatgtggaactctgtcgaaagccttttttaggtccaaatagatgcagtcaacccaatcatctctttcctgtaCACAACAGGCAAAATatcttgtgtattgtgtgtgtgtaacaattaTACACGAGGAAATTTTCCTTGAAACGGAGAAAAAACTTTGGGTTTGATATTAAACCAAGTCTACCACCAGAAACCACAAAGAGAATATATTCAGTTACATATGGAAGATTGAAATTGCCATAGAAAATGGCAGTTCCAAAATATACAAGATCTTGAAAGACTTGTATCAACATGCATATCAGAGCAATTGTGGAATGTGTGGCACCAGTGTGGACCCACATCTTGTTAAATACAAAACGAAGCTGGAGTTCATCCTTCACATACGGCGAACTACGGCAAAGTTCAGAGGGACtggatgccaccagactagttcccagAGCCGAGAGGTATGAACTAAAAAGAAAGACTAAACCCCAAATCACTGGAAGAGAAAAGCAacaagacatgattaccacatacaaaatactcagtggAAAAAGgttagacaaactatttagcacaagTAGTACATAAACAAGAAgaccccaaatgagccacaaacactattataaaaaaaaagttgtgTCCTAGAATAATGAACAAATGGAATATGCTAATAAATGGAAGAGGCAAACACTCTGCACAACTtttaatgtagatatgacagatccCAATAGTCTCTGGAATCTATACACtatgacatgataaccacctacatagttctaagggaattgacagggtggacaaaactatttagcatggatggaacacgaacaagggaacgcaTGTAGAAAATTggtacacaaatgagccacaaagactgtACAAttattgacactgaaaaaaaaaatttaacaaatggaatgcactaggcagaaatgtggtggaggcagactccatacacagtttcaaatgtagattgataGAACCCAAGAGGCTCCTGAatctacaccagttgactgacagttgagaggcaggaccaaagagccaaagctcaacccctgcaagcacaacttggcGAGTACAGCTAGGGAGAGTACCAATCTTACTGTATTATGGGATGAAAAGCAGGACCCAAGAGCCACGATTCATAACcctgcaaatacaactaggtaaattaGCTGAATTGACACGGTATCAAAATATAGCCCATACATTGCCCTTTTGTACAATATGTATCACAATCACAGTCCTGTTGGTCTTGGTAGTAAGTAATTATGCATCAGGTCATTGTCTACCTCTGTTTAGTTATGGTTTGATGACAAACAATAGACAGTTAACAATTATTATAATGTCAAAGATTGCCCTCTTCAGCAGAGCAACataagaattattaattttattaattaaaaaaatggatatgtataactaacATACGTATCTTTGGCAAATGATTAAAAGATAATTGTTAAGTtagttatataatttatataaattttagcGATTATACAGTTTACAAAGCTgctcaaatacatatacatataaactGAATACCACTCTGTGGATGTCAGAGGCAGATGCTCTACCAACTATACTATAGGTTAGCCTCAATAAGAGAAGGTTCCCAAGGCAACTAACCACTGCCCAGATGGGAATTGACTGTCTCTGTTGCTACTACTAAAACACAAAGATCAGGGATACCACATCCTAAGTCATATAAACATGTTCATAGCTGCACCTTCCCTAGGTCTGGTGTCGTCGTCAGTGATAGGCGAGGATTCCCGATTAATACGAAGAATTTGCCTCCTCATGACGACGTCTGTGGGGCTTCGAGCTGCATCCTTAATCATAATTGTGGGTAGCCAGATTAGGTCAGATACCTGCAGAAGTGTAAATATATTAGAAGGAAATTTATATTATTTTGCTAAATTATTCTATTTGCTTTTAGACAAATTTAAATCTTAGCAATATTTGTCAGATAATGAAGTGGAAGTTAATTTatcatttacctgaatttacccagagatggctggggagGGGGAGGCCACATTATCTTTGGTGACAGGAAattggtggcttgtcaaaggtcccccccccccactatttcTGAGGATCTTTTCCAGTTGAATTGTATAAGCTAGCAAACAGATGTTTCTAATAAGTTCTGAGTGGCTACCCATTCACTGACAGTCTCACTCTGCAAACTTTAACAAGCTCTGTCTTGAGTTATAGGCAGAATTGAATTTGTTATTAAGGAATAAATGAAACCGTTTTTGATGAGAAATTACAGAATCATTTGAGCCCCCTAAGAACAAGTCAGGAGTTTAAATTGCTTCTACACAAATGCCAAAAGCCTAGTAAATAAATGTGACTGTGTGAATACACTATGGTGGGCCAGGGCCCACCATAGGCAGAGCTATGAAGCCCAATGTTCCTTCACAGTCTGACTCAGGGGCCATTGAAGGGTCTGCAGAGTCTTCCCATTGAGCAATAAGGATACCATTCCTGGAATCCCACTTGATCCAATGTTTAACTAGGGGGAGCTAACTGCATGAGCCAATTGTTTCAGAAGGACCACATTGTGCCCTTCATATTACCCCCTATCCTCGCACCAAGGAAATGTTTTGCCCATTCCTTCCAAGGGGCCGCTGGGTAGGTTCAACCAAATAAAAGAACATAAGGGAATGCACAATTCTCCATGCATGGCAAACACATGGGAAGCTATTTTGCTCGCCCACTGTCACAGCAGGATGGAGAATAAAGCTTAATCTGTTTCATTTTTGTTCACTTCTGATTATCCCCCTGTGCCTATAAATTTTTCCTCAACATTTTACTGACCAGACATGCCCTATACTTTTGCAGGATTTCTTGTAGTTTTTCAGTTTTCACTATTCAAAACTTCTGAATCTCTCTCTCCAGAGCTTCTAAAGCTCTTTCCTCAACCGTGTTAGTTACCTAAACCAAGTAGGCAATGATTTGCAAAACATGGTAATtagattaattaattaaatgagtgaatgagtgagcactcactcactcaaatTTAGTTTCCTTCTGAGATCACAAGTTGCCCAGTCACGATAACACACCATTACCTTGGCCCGGTTGTTGAAGTCTCCTGGTAGAAGGTTGGCGTAGGTGAGCCTGGCGTCATGCCATGTGACGCTTTGCAGGACATCCAGCTGCACAGTGAAGGCAACTAGGTCAAACACCCGCACCGAAGTCACCTCCAGATGCAAGACGAGCTGGAGGGGCTGCTgatggagtgtgggtggtggcaggtcttGGGAGTAGCCGTGTGGTACCTGCAACACCTCACAGTTGAGCTCGTCGCTGCTGTCGCTACAGTCGGTCACTTGGTCACACCGGCGAGCTATCTTGACACACGAGCCGTCAACGCAGGTAAAGTCCCCCTCACCACATGCAGTTAACAGGTACTCTACCTAGGAAGAATAATTTATTTGCTAATACCACATCTGTAATAAAAGTCATAACCCaataacaatttaaattgtaatattttgtttccaatactatTTAATTCATGCATAATTATTTTTCAATGGTGTAACCAAAAAAGTGATAAAATTTTGGTTTTATATACCGCTTTCATCTTCGGTAACTAATAACATCGCCTAATATTACATGTTATTTGTCAGAAATCTAATTTTATACGACAAAGCACTATGTATTGATAAGCAGATAGCAAGGGTGGTCATTACAGTACCTGTCGTCCGCAGCTATCACCCTGGGTCTCCCAGGAGGCCAAGCCTACTGGGTAGCCCTTGGGGCGCTTCTCCACCATTCTGGCTTCCACATCTTCCTCCCGCCGGCTCTCCAGCACCCAAGTGTTGTTACCCCATACTATTCGACTGAAGAAATAGCCTTCGAAAACCGGTCGACCGTTCTGATATCCGTGGAGTGTGTAGGTACGATCAAACTTGGATTCTCTGCAGAGGCCCCGAAGTCTTAGTGTGGGAGGCGTAGTAAAGGTGCATAATGGGCAGGTGAGGGTCTTGCAATCAGCACAGTACCACCGGTATGGAAAGTTTATGGCAGCGCCAGTGGCACATGGGTACTGCTCTGACGGTGTGCTCCAGGCCTCCAACCAGCTGCCCCATTTGAGCGGCGTGTCGTCCTCTATAAGCACCCAAGTCTTCTCGCTGAGGTTGCTTTTCAACCCCAGCCAGTAGAGACTCGCCCACCCTTGTATGCATTGATCATTGAATTTTATAAATTCGTCAAAGACCCACTTGTTTTCCTCAGAGTCTCTGGGAACAGCAAGGCTGCCGGCAAAATTTTTGCAAGAGACGAGCGCTTCACTGAATATCTGTCTCTCTGGTAAAAGTATCAAGTACCTGTCAGTTTTGCGACATAACTCGGAAAGTCTGAGCGTCACCATCTGACTCTCACCGTTTATCTGCAGCAAAGACATGTTCTTACTGAAGCTATAGCGCAGTCCAACACTACTGAGGTCAGCCCGGCAAGTGGTAAAGttctccatggcatctagtgggaGGTCTATGTCATACAGCCTAAAATCTGCTAGGTAGCCATGGAAGGACTGTGTCAGGTCCCACTCTGCGTTCAGGTTGATATTCTGTCCCAAGACGAAGCGGCCATTGGGTCTCACCCCGGCAGACCCTGGTGCCGTTTCCGATTCTGCTCGCTTGGCTCTCAGTCGGTAAGTCTGCAATAATATATACGACAGTACTAGTGACTCATCATTATTGGCAGCTTAATGAGCTTTTTGTAGTCCATTATACAAATGATGAGTGATCAAAATAAGTTTGTCCCGTTACCTACACAAAAAGTTAAATGTCTTAAATACCTAAATAATGCACAAAACACACAACCCGAACATTATACTGCAAATAGCTATTTTATTTTTATCTAGCTGTCACTTACGCCCTACTTccttaactaatttttttttttacctggaaaACTAAATTAATTTCCCACGCCCTTTATTTTTACCACCTAGATTTCAGATTGTAGTTTAGCTATCAAAATTATATTCACGATCATTATGAACATCAGCCCCACcagcaaaaaaaatatatacatatatttatatattggcgATCTCCTATCACTATGATTGTAACCGGCCTGATTTGTGGGGGATAGAGCTTTTTGAGAGAGATTGACACGAGGGCGGATTTTGCCTGGACATTTCACTCCGGTCTGATCAATGAACAAACCATTTTTAAcattaggtaaaaaaaaattacactTGGGACATATTGACATATCGGTTTTTTTTCAGTCGACTAGTGTCCAGACGGTTAAGACCAAGATTTAACGAGATGGAAACAACAATATAATTGGTACCGTGTTGTCAAAGGCAAGGTGGAGGGTGTCGTTGGGGAGGTTGGCGGCGACACACAGGTGGTGCCAGGTGAAGAGGCGGACGGCCACCTTGATGTACTGGTGGATGTGATAGTTGCAGCACATCACCAACACCTCCCCGCTCGGCCACTGCACGgctgcatgcacacacacaccaaatataATCATAAGATTATATATTGCATGATACATGAACAGTTTCGTTGTTAAACTAATAATGTTGTTGCAAAATGTGAGGATATTTGTTATTTGTCGATTTACAAAATATTGCACACATCCTGCTAGGGAAAATAAGCTGCTAGAGTTTTGGGAAAAAATTAATTGTTCGCAACTGTTGTGGGATtgtatcctggggaaggtcaataATTTGACTAAGGGGAATCTCGATAAACAACCCATCCTCAAACCAAgaccattctatccagcggtcgaccccaaagacgcactcataaattttaacatgctgttcattcaaaacaggagttttctcaaatataaatttacattattttatattaccatattgtacaCATTTAGGCACTAGTTAGGTTAGATTTTTagcttctgttggcgattatttgttgtACGCAGGTGAAGCAGTTACAGCGTTGAAGTCCGAACAAAAGTAGTCAGTGAAGCCCTTGTTCAGGAAGTGTTGAATGTAGTCAGTtgctagtcgtgtgtaaaccgtttttcatttataaacgtgagtttggcgggtgcatggcatggactttgggtctttgcttAGAGAACGGGCTGCGATAAACTTAAGTAAAGGTTTTCTGTCAAGTGAAATTATTACACTGACTCAAGGGTTAAAAAGTTCGAACTCAACAAGAGCTGCTACACCTACCCAGTTTGAGCTCCTCGAAGGCCGTGCCGTTGGTGTAGCTAAAGATGGTGGCTGGCTGGCCCCCATTCAGCTGGTGGAACCGCACACACAGGCTGAACTGACACGAAAATATTTTGTAAGCTTATTTCAATATCTATTAGGTTCATACTCTTACATTGAAGTATCTAATTTGACCT from Procambarus clarkii isolate CNS0578487 chromosome 83, FALCON_Pclarkii_2.0, whole genome shotgun sequence harbors:
- the LOC123768752 gene encoding uncharacterized protein isoform X5, which gives rise to MCCNYHIHQYIKVAVRLFTWHHLCVAANLPNDTLHLAFDNTTYRLRAKRAESETAPGSAGVRPNGRFVLGQNINLNAEWDLTQSFHGYLADFRLYDIDLPLDAMENFTTCRADLSSVGLRYSFSKNMSLLQINGESQMVTLRLSELCRKTDRYLILLPERQIFSEALVSCKNFAGSLAVPRDSEENKWVFDEFIKFNDQCIQGWASLYWLGLKSNLSEKTWVLIEDDTPLKWGSWLEAWSTPSEQYPCATGAAINFPYRWYCADCKTLTCPLCTFTTPPTLRLRGLCRESKFDRTYTLHGYQNGRPVFEGYFFSRIVWGNNTWVLESRREEDVEARMVEKRPKGYPVGLASWETQGDSCGRQVEYLLTACGEGDFTCVDGSCVKIARRCDQVTDCSDSSDELNCEVLQVPHGYSQDLPPPTLHQQPLQLVLHLEVTSVRVFDLVAFTVQLDVLQSVTWHDARLTYANLLPGDFNNRAKVSDLIWLPTIMIKDAARSPTDVVMRRQILRINRESSPITDDDTRPREDKLYAGGEQSIRLEQQYTVSFMCQFSLHMYPFDIQHCLLSYTLTNIQDRFLFVKGGVNYTGERRLMEYKCVGEEMRGPSDLPGDVQMILEFRNQYGYYIGNAVVPSLLMVVICYLALFFDLHDFQDRIMVSLTSLLVLASLFSQTSQFIPKTAYLKHIDVWYICLISIDFIIILVLVAIENFRLKYLAKQEYYASPTHKMVQVGPAADINHKVNSKQKTKTKTMYKSPTTERSLQLHELINKISLIFIPVASVLFVFIFFLIAFLKFRANQMNP
- the LOC123768752 gene encoding uncharacterized protein isoform X2 gives rise to the protein MMASLLALLPLMISTAAFATVDVGGQAVVGVFLQEDGRATSHTYVESGPDALPRLTKFSLCVRFHQLNGGQPATIFSYTNGTAFEELKLAVQWPSGEVLVMCCNYHIHQYIKVAVRLFTWHHLCVAANLPNDTLHLAFDNTTYRLRAKRAESETAPGSAGVRPNGRFVLGQNINLNAEWDLTQSFHGYLADFRLYDIDLPLDAMENFTTCRADLSSVGLRYSFSKNMSLLQINGESQMVTLRLSELCRKTDRYLILLPERQIFSEALVSCKNFAGSLAVPRDSEENKWVFDEFIKFNDQCIQGWASLYWLGLKSNLSEKTWVLIEDDTPLKWGSWLEAWSTPSEQYPCATGAAINFPYRWYCADCKTLTCPLCTFTTPPTLRLRGLCRESKFDRTYTLHGYQNGRPVFEGYFFSRIVWGNNTWVLESRREEDVEARMVEKRPKGYPVGLASWETQGDSCGRQVEYLLTACGEGDFTCVDGSCVKIARRCDQVTDCSDSSDELNCEVLQVPHGYSQDLPPPTLHQQPLQLVLHLEVTSVRVFDLVAFTVQLDVLQSVTWHDARLTYANLLPGDFNNRAKVSDLIWLPTIMIKDAARSPTDVVMRRQILRINRESSPITDDDTRPREDKLYAGGEQSIRLEQQYTVSFMCQFSLHMYPFDIQHCLLSYTLTNIQDRFLFVKGGVNYTGERRLMEYKCVGEEMRGPSDLPGDVQMILEFRNQYGYYIGNAVVPSLLMVVICYLALFFDLHDFQDRIMVSLTSLLVLASLFSQTSQFIPKTAYLKHIDVWYICLISIDFIIILVLVAIENFRLKYLAKQEYYASPTHKMVQVGPAADINHKVNSKQKTKTKTMYKSPTTERSLQLHELINKISLIFIPVASVLFVFIFFLIAFLKFRANQMNP
- the LOC123768752 gene encoding uncharacterized protein isoform X1, giving the protein MMASLLALLPLMISTAAFATAVDVGGQAVVGVFLQEDGRATSHTYVESGPDALPRLTKFSLCVRFHQLNGGQPATIFSYTNGTAFEELKLAVQWPSGEVLVMCCNYHIHQYIKVAVRLFTWHHLCVAANLPNDTLHLAFDNTTYRLRAKRAESETAPGSAGVRPNGRFVLGQNINLNAEWDLTQSFHGYLADFRLYDIDLPLDAMENFTTCRADLSSVGLRYSFSKNMSLLQINGESQMVTLRLSELCRKTDRYLILLPERQIFSEALVSCKNFAGSLAVPRDSEENKWVFDEFIKFNDQCIQGWASLYWLGLKSNLSEKTWVLIEDDTPLKWGSWLEAWSTPSEQYPCATGAAINFPYRWYCADCKTLTCPLCTFTTPPTLRLRGLCRESKFDRTYTLHGYQNGRPVFEGYFFSRIVWGNNTWVLESRREEDVEARMVEKRPKGYPVGLASWETQGDSCGRQVEYLLTACGEGDFTCVDGSCVKIARRCDQVTDCSDSSDELNCEVLQVPHGYSQDLPPPTLHQQPLQLVLHLEVTSVRVFDLVAFTVQLDVLQSVTWHDARLTYANLLPGDFNNRAKVSDLIWLPTIMIKDAARSPTDVVMRRQILRINRESSPITDDDTRPREDKLYAGGEQSIRLEQQYTVSFMCQFSLHMYPFDIQHCLLSYTLTNIQDRFLFVKGGVNYTGERRLMEYKCVGEEMRGPSDLPGDVQMILEFRNQYGYYIGNAVVPSLLMVVICYLALFFDLHDFQDRIMVSLTSLLVLASLFSQTSQFIPKTAYLKHIDVWYICLISIDFIIILVLVAIENFRLKYLAKQEYYASPTHKMVQVGPAADINHKVNSKQKTKTKTMYKSPTTERSLQLHELINKISLIFIPVASVLFVFIFFLIAFLKFRANQMNP
- the LOC123768752 gene encoding uncharacterized protein isoform X3; the protein is MPWQKTHWTWSSVLTLGGVKAAGGEDNDGITSGSSPPHDQHGSLRHSLCVRFHQLNGGQPATIFSYTNGTAFEELKLAVQWPSGEVLVMCCNYHIHQYIKVAVRLFTWHHLCVAANLPNDTLHLAFDNTTYRLRAKRAESETAPGSAGVRPNGRFVLGQNINLNAEWDLTQSFHGYLADFRLYDIDLPLDAMENFTTCRADLSSVGLRYSFSKNMSLLQINGESQMVTLRLSELCRKTDRYLILLPERQIFSEALVSCKNFAGSLAVPRDSEENKWVFDEFIKFNDQCIQGWASLYWLGLKSNLSEKTWVLIEDDTPLKWGSWLEAWSTPSEQYPCATGAAINFPYRWYCADCKTLTCPLCTFTTPPTLRLRGLCRESKFDRTYTLHGYQNGRPVFEGYFFSRIVWGNNTWVLESRREEDVEARMVEKRPKGYPVGLASWETQGDSCGRQVEYLLTACGEGDFTCVDGSCVKIARRCDQVTDCSDSSDELNCEVLQVPHGYSQDLPPPTLHQQPLQLVLHLEVTSVRVFDLVAFTVQLDVLQSVTWHDARLTYANLLPGDFNNRAKVSDLIWLPTIMIKDAARSPTDVVMRRQILRINRESSPITDDDTRPREDKLYAGGEQSIRLEQQYTVSFMCQFSLHMYPFDIQHCLLSYTLTNIQDRFLFVKGGVNYTGERRLMEYKCVGEEMRGPSDLPGDVQMILEFRNQYGYYIGNAVVPSLLMVVICYLALFFDLHDFQDRIMVSLTSLLVLASLFSQTSQFIPKTAYLKHIDVWYICLISIDFIIILVLVAIENFRLKYLAKQEYYASPTHKMVQVGPAADINHKVNSKQKTKTKTMYKSPTTERSLQLHELINKISLIFIPVASVLFVFIFFLIAFLKFRANQMNP
- the LOC123768752 gene encoding uncharacterized protein isoform X4; this translates as MTLGGVKAAGGEDNDGITSGSSPPHDQHGSLRHSLCVRFHQLNGGQPATIFSYTNGTAFEELKLAVQWPSGEVLVMCCNYHIHQYIKVAVRLFTWHHLCVAANLPNDTLHLAFDNTTYRLRAKRAESETAPGSAGVRPNGRFVLGQNINLNAEWDLTQSFHGYLADFRLYDIDLPLDAMENFTTCRADLSSVGLRYSFSKNMSLLQINGESQMVTLRLSELCRKTDRYLILLPERQIFSEALVSCKNFAGSLAVPRDSEENKWVFDEFIKFNDQCIQGWASLYWLGLKSNLSEKTWVLIEDDTPLKWGSWLEAWSTPSEQYPCATGAAINFPYRWYCADCKTLTCPLCTFTTPPTLRLRGLCRESKFDRTYTLHGYQNGRPVFEGYFFSRIVWGNNTWVLESRREEDVEARMVEKRPKGYPVGLASWETQGDSCGRQVEYLLTACGEGDFTCVDGSCVKIARRCDQVTDCSDSSDELNCEVLQVPHGYSQDLPPPTLHQQPLQLVLHLEVTSVRVFDLVAFTVQLDVLQSVTWHDARLTYANLLPGDFNNRAKVSDLIWLPTIMIKDAARSPTDVVMRRQILRINRESSPITDDDTRPREDKLYAGGEQSIRLEQQYTVSFMCQFSLHMYPFDIQHCLLSYTLTNIQDRFLFVKGGVNYTGERRLMEYKCVGEEMRGPSDLPGDVQMILEFRNQYGYYIGNAVVPSLLMVVICYLALFFDLHDFQDRIMVSLTSLLVLASLFSQTSQFIPKTAYLKHIDVWYICLISIDFIIILVLVAIENFRLKYLAKQEYYASPTHKMVQVGPAADINHKVNSKQKTKTKTMYKSPTTERSLQLHELINKISLIFIPVASVLFVFIFFLIAFLKFRANQMNP